In a single window of the Magnetofaba australis IT-1 genome:
- the speB gene encoding agmatinase: MSDTVTVTPFLGEANASLEKADVAILSVPYEGAVSYGGGAANGPSAILEASTQVELYDETLNKETIRNLNVHTLPPLDVAGLNSEELAEQVRLAAKPHVDAERFLATLGGDHSISIGVLRAYWEKYGDQFTVLQFDAHADMREEYDGNPLSHACVMRQVYDMGIPFVSVGIRSLSAFEKKHLTWRGLSERIFWAKDIQRWNKTGQGAWLDELTALLGSKVYITFDVDAMDPAIMPATGTPEPGGLDWYTVNDVLDRVCASRQIIGCDINELAPIPGLHAPDFLCARLLYRILGLAL; encoded by the coding sequence ATGTCTGATACCGTTACTGTGACGCCATTCTTAGGCGAAGCCAACGCCTCTTTGGAGAAGGCCGATGTGGCCATTCTCTCCGTGCCCTATGAAGGCGCGGTCAGCTATGGCGGCGGCGCGGCCAATGGGCCATCGGCGATTCTGGAAGCCTCCACCCAGGTGGAGCTGTACGATGAGACGCTGAACAAGGAGACCATTCGCAATCTCAACGTCCACACTCTGCCGCCATTGGATGTGGCCGGGCTCAACTCCGAAGAGCTGGCTGAACAGGTGCGACTGGCGGCCAAACCCCATGTGGACGCCGAACGCTTCCTGGCCACTCTGGGCGGCGATCACTCCATCTCTATTGGCGTGCTGCGCGCCTATTGGGAGAAGTACGGTGATCAATTCACCGTGCTGCAGTTCGACGCCCACGCCGACATGCGCGAGGAGTATGACGGTAACCCGCTCTCCCACGCCTGCGTCATGCGGCAGGTGTACGACATGGGGATCCCGTTCGTCTCGGTGGGAATTCGCTCTTTGAGCGCGTTTGAGAAGAAGCACCTGACCTGGCGTGGCCTCTCCGAACGGATCTTCTGGGCCAAGGATATTCAGCGCTGGAACAAAACCGGGCAGGGGGCGTGGCTGGATGAACTGACGGCGCTGCTGGGGAGTAAGGTCTATATCACCTTCGATGTGGACGCCATGGACCCGGCCATCATGCCCGCCACCGGCACCCCGGAGCCGGGTGGATTGGATTGGTACACGGTCAATGACGTGCTGGATCGGGTGTGCGCCTCGCGTCAAATCATCGGCTGCGATATCAACGAGCTGGCCCCGATTCCGGGCCTGCATGCGCCGGACTTCCTCTGCGCGCGTCTGCTGTATCGGATTTTAGGCTTGGCGCTGTAA
- the metH gene encoding methionine synthase, translating into MSANRTDAFYALLDRRIVILDGAMGTMIQRHNLTEADFRGDRFTDHPQDLKGANDLLTLTRPDVIRNIHTAYLEAGADIVETNTFNANATSLADYNLQPLAYELNKAGAELARQACDAVEAKDPTRACFVAGSIGPTNRTASISPDVNNPGYRNIDFDALRADYRTAVEGLLDGGSDLLLVETIFDTLNAKAALFAIREVLEERGVDVPLLISVTITDNSGRTLTGQTVEAFWRSVAHSRPAVVGMNCAFGADLMKPHLQTLSRIANVRVSAHPNAGLPNEFGAYDETPEIMGKKIRGFAEEGLINIIGGCCGTSPDHIRAIAQEVKDVAPRKIPEIPMMGRYSGLEQLEIGPDSLFVNVGERTNVAGSAKFARLIREERYDEALEVARQQVENGAQIVDINMDDAMLDAEAAMGTFLNLVAAEPEISRVPLMVDSSKWNVIENGLKRIQGKAIINSISLKEGEAPFLEQAGLAQRYGAAVVVMAFDETGQADTYERRIEICKRAYDLLREKLDFDPTDIIFDPNIFAVATGIEGHNRYAIDFIEAVRWIKKNLPGALISGGVSNVSFSFRGNNPVREAMHSVFLYHAVKAGMDMGIVNAGQLGVYEDIPAELRERVEDVILDRREDATDRLLEVADTYRDSGAKSEVQTQAWREGSVEERLKHALIKGVTEFVEADVEEARQAADHPLSVVEGPLMAGMNAVGDLFGAGKMFLPQVVKSARVMKQAVAVLVPFIEEANASLGGGSSQGKILLATVKGDVHDIGKNIVKVVLQCNNYEVIDLGVMVPTEQILDAAQKENVDIIGLSGLITPSLEHMVDIAQQMEKRGMTQPLLIGGATTSAAHTAVKIAPVCGFPVAHVKDASRGVGVAAALLSANQRDGFVADLKQQQEKLRENVSQNRARKPLLSLEEARKRAPAIDWAAYTPATPPKLGLHAMGDYNLATLRDYIDWSPFFHTWEMRGTYPAIFEDPQRGEEAKKLYDDAQKLLDQLIEEKSIIAHAVVGLFPAEGRGEDFVIFADDQRNAELLTFHGLRQQRDAGADAACYALGDFIAPASSGKKDYVGFFAVTAGHGVKARVKQFQEAGDDYNAIMTEALADRLAEALAERVHQRVRQEYWGYAAEETLSPADLIAEKYVGIRPAPGYPACPEHTEKAKIFQLLATPKTTQMYLTESYAMTPAASVCGFYIAHPEARYFSVGRISDEQVADYAQRKGMSEEEARRWLAPNLEE; encoded by the coding sequence ATGTCCGCCAATCGCACCGACGCTTTTTACGCTTTACTTGACCGCCGCATCGTCATTCTTGATGGCGCCATGGGCACCATGATCCAGCGGCATAACCTGACTGAGGCCGATTTTCGCGGGGATCGTTTCACCGACCACCCCCAGGACCTGAAAGGGGCCAACGATCTGCTGACGTTAACCCGTCCGGACGTCATACGCAACATACATACCGCCTACCTGGAGGCGGGCGCGGACATTGTCGAGACCAACACCTTCAATGCCAATGCAACCTCTTTGGCCGACTATAATTTGCAGCCATTGGCCTATGAATTAAACAAGGCCGGGGCGGAGTTGGCGCGTCAAGCTTGTGACGCTGTGGAAGCCAAAGATCCGACACGCGCCTGTTTTGTGGCCGGCAGCATCGGCCCCACCAACCGCACCGCCAGCATCTCGCCGGATGTGAACAACCCCGGCTATCGCAACATCGATTTTGACGCCCTGCGCGCTGACTATCGCACTGCGGTTGAAGGTCTGTTGGACGGTGGGTCTGATTTGTTGCTGGTGGAGACCATTTTCGACACCTTGAACGCCAAAGCCGCTCTGTTCGCCATTCGCGAAGTGCTGGAGGAGCGCGGCGTGGACGTTCCCCTGCTGATCTCGGTGACCATCACCGATAACAGCGGCCGCACCCTGACCGGTCAGACCGTGGAGGCGTTCTGGCGTTCGGTGGCCCACAGTCGTCCGGCGGTGGTGGGGATGAACTGCGCCTTTGGCGCCGACCTGATGAAGCCCCATTTGCAGACCCTGTCGCGCATCGCCAATGTGCGCGTCTCGGCTCACCCCAACGCCGGTCTGCCCAACGAATTCGGCGCCTATGACGAAACCCCCGAGATCATGGGCAAGAAGATTCGCGGCTTTGCCGAAGAGGGTCTGATCAACATCATCGGCGGCTGCTGCGGCACCTCGCCGGACCACATCCGCGCCATCGCGCAGGAAGTGAAAGATGTCGCCCCGCGTAAAATTCCCGAAATCCCCATGATGGGGCGCTACTCGGGTTTGGAGCAGTTGGAGATCGGCCCCGATTCGCTGTTCGTCAATGTGGGCGAGCGCACCAACGTGGCCGGGTCGGCCAAATTCGCCCGTCTGATTCGCGAAGAGCGCTATGACGAGGCGCTGGAGGTGGCGCGCCAGCAGGTGGAGAACGGCGCGCAGATCGTCGATATCAACATGGATGACGCCATGTTGGACGCCGAAGCGGCCATGGGAACCTTCCTCAATCTGGTGGCCGCCGAGCCGGAGATCTCCCGCGTGCCGTTGATGGTGGACTCCTCCAAATGGAACGTCATCGAGAACGGTCTGAAGCGCATTCAGGGCAAGGCGATCATCAACTCTATCAGCCTCAAGGAGGGTGAAGCGCCGTTCCTGGAGCAAGCCGGATTGGCGCAGCGTTACGGCGCGGCGGTGGTGGTGATGGCGTTTGATGAAACCGGCCAGGCCGACACCTATGAGCGCCGCATCGAGATCTGCAAACGCGCCTATGACCTGCTGCGCGAGAAGCTGGATTTCGACCCCACCGATATCATTTTCGACCCCAATATCTTCGCCGTGGCCACCGGCATTGAGGGGCACAATCGCTACGCCATCGACTTCATCGAGGCGGTGCGCTGGATCAAGAAAAACCTGCCCGGGGCATTGATCAGCGGCGGCGTGAGCAATGTGTCGTTCTCCTTCCGCGGCAACAATCCGGTGCGCGAGGCGATGCACTCGGTGTTCCTCTACCATGCGGTCAAGGCGGGCATGGATATGGGCATCGTCAACGCCGGTCAGCTGGGGGTGTATGAGGACATCCCCGCCGAGCTGCGCGAGCGGGTGGAGGATGTGATTCTCGACCGTCGCGAAGACGCCACCGATCGTCTGTTGGAAGTGGCGGACACCTATCGCGATAGCGGCGCAAAGAGCGAAGTGCAGACCCAGGCATGGCGCGAAGGCTCCGTGGAGGAGCGTCTCAAGCACGCCTTGATCAAAGGCGTCACCGAATTTGTCGAAGCCGATGTGGAGGAGGCGCGCCAGGCTGCCGATCACCCGTTGTCGGTGGTGGAAGGTCCGCTGATGGCGGGCATGAACGCGGTGGGCGATCTGTTTGGCGCCGGGAAGATGTTCCTGCCCCAGGTGGTCAAGAGCGCGCGGGTGATGAAACAGGCGGTGGCGGTGCTGGTGCCCTTCATTGAAGAGGCCAACGCCTCGTTGGGCGGCGGCTCCTCCCAGGGCAAAATCCTCCTGGCCACGGTGAAGGGCGATGTGCACGACATCGGTAAGAACATCGTCAAAGTGGTGCTGCAATGTAATAACTACGAGGTGATTGACCTGGGCGTGATGGTCCCCACCGAGCAGATTCTCGACGCCGCGCAGAAGGAGAACGTGGATATCATCGGCCTGTCGGGTCTGATCACGCCGTCTCTGGAGCACATGGTGGACATCGCCCAGCAGATGGAGAAGCGCGGCATGACTCAGCCGCTGCTCATCGGCGGCGCCACCACCTCGGCGGCGCATACGGCGGTGAAGATCGCGCCGGTGTGCGGCTTCCCGGTGGCCCATGTGAAAGACGCCTCGCGCGGCGTGGGGGTGGCGGCGGCGCTGCTGTCGGCCAACCAGCGCGATGGCTTTGTGGCTGATCTGAAGCAGCAGCAGGAGAAGCTGCGCGAAAACGTGAGCCAGAATCGCGCGCGCAAGCCTCTGCTCTCCCTGGAGGAGGCGCGCAAGCGGGCGCCCGCTATCGATTGGGCCGCTTACACCCCAGCCACGCCGCCCAAATTGGGGCTGCACGCTATGGGCGACTACAATCTGGCCACCCTGCGCGACTACATCGACTGGAGCCCCTTCTTCCACACGTGGGAGATGCGCGGAACCTATCCGGCCATCTTTGAGGATCCGCAGCGGGGCGAAGAGGCCAAAAAGCTCTATGACGACGCGCAAAAGCTGCTGGACCAACTGATCGAGGAGAAATCCATCATCGCCCATGCGGTGGTGGGGCTGTTCCCGGCGGAGGGTCGCGGCGAGGATTTCGTTATCTTCGCCGATGATCAGCGCAATGCGGAACTGCTCACCTTCCATGGCCTGCGTCAGCAGCGTGATGCGGGCGCAGACGCCGCCTGCTATGCGCTGGGAGATTTCATCGCTCCGGCCAGTTCCGGTAAGAAGGATTACGTGGGCTTCTTCGCCGTCACCGCCGGGCATGGGGTGAAGGCGCGGGTCAAGCAGTTCCAGGAGGCGGGCGACGACTATAACGCCATCATGACCGAGGCGCTGGCCGACCGTCTGGCCGAGGCGCTGGCCGAGCGGGTGCATCAGCGAGTGCGTCAGGAGTATTGGGGCTATGCGGCGGAGGAAACCCTCTCCCCCGCCGACCTGATCGCCGAGAAATATGTTGGCATTCGCCCGGCGCCGGGCTATCCCGCCTGCCCGGAGCACACTGAGAAAGCGAAGATTTTCCAACTCCTGGCCACGCCCAAGACTACGCAGATGTATCTGACCGAGAGCTACGCCATGACCCCGGCGGCGTCGGTGTGCGGCTTCTACATCGCCCACCCCGAAGCGCGTTATTTCTCCGTAGGCCGCATCAGTGATGAGCAGGTCGCCGACTACGCCCAGCGCAAAGGCATGAGCGAAGAGGAAGCCCGCCGCTGGCTGGCGCCGAATCTGGAGGAGTGA
- the fliM gene encoding flagellar motor switch protein FliM, whose translation MSQILSADEIDALMQGLEEGSIDLDEIDEDIPAASKDDKKVMPFTFGQKTAIRVGALPGLDLINEHLGSQLSFKLTQKVGREVHVQPKATTNQVFGRFLHTVEPPIFINILRVEPSQSMALIAIDGDVMYTVMEGFFGGPGDSERPFRNFSPFEMKVIDRIMDVTREQIEVSWKKLDPSFRLVPTRWENQPQFAAVMPLDETVFLITFSVEVGDAEGNLTICFPAVILELFKQQLKQGFQAKEEVEGASAWMAALMDELGLARVKVTPVVAQMQMTVKQMLDLKVGDELILPTDMSEEMPIEVGGLTKFMGQAGVVDGMRAVRITRTVTKEDGFD comes from the coding sequence ATGTCGCAGATTCTCTCAGCCGACGAAATCGACGCCCTCATGCAGGGGTTGGAGGAGGGGTCCATCGATCTGGACGAGATCGATGAGGATATCCCCGCCGCCTCCAAGGATGACAAGAAGGTCATGCCCTTCACCTTTGGGCAGAAGACCGCCATCCGCGTCGGCGCCCTGCCGGGCTTGGACCTGATCAATGAGCACTTGGGCTCACAGCTCTCCTTCAAGCTCACCCAAAAGGTGGGCCGCGAGGTGCACGTGCAGCCCAAAGCCACCACCAACCAGGTGTTCGGGCGTTTTCTGCACACGGTGGAGCCGCCTATCTTCATCAACATCCTGCGGGTGGAGCCGTCACAATCCATGGCGCTCATCGCCATCGACGGCGACGTCATGTACACCGTGATGGAGGGCTTCTTCGGCGGCCCCGGCGACTCCGAGCGGCCGTTCCGCAACTTCTCGCCCTTCGAGATGAAGGTGATCGACCGCATCATGGACGTCACCCGCGAACAGATCGAAGTGTCGTGGAAGAAGCTCGATCCTTCATTCCGTCTGGTGCCCACCCGCTGGGAGAACCAGCCGCAGTTCGCCGCGGTGATGCCGCTGGATGAGACGGTGTTCCTGATCACCTTCTCGGTGGAGGTGGGCGACGCCGAAGGCAACCTGACCATCTGCTTCCCGGCGGTGATCCTGGAGCTGTTCAAGCAGCAGCTCAAACAGGGCTTCCAGGCCAAGGAGGAGGTGGAGGGCGCCTCGGCGTGGATGGCGGCGTTGATGGACGAGTTGGGTCTGGCGCGGGTGAAGGTCACGCCGGTGGTGGCGCAAATGCAGATGACTGTCAAACAGATGCTGGATCTGAAAGTGGGCGACGAGTTGATTCTGCCCACCGACATGTCCGAAGAGATGCCCATCGAAGTGGGTGGTCTGACCAAGTTCATGGGTCAGGCGGGGGTGGTGGACGGCATGCGCGCCGTGCGCATCACCCGCACGGTGACCAAAGAGGATGGTTTCGACTGA
- a CDS encoding flagellar hook assembly protein FlgD, translating to MTTTGYVSNVPTVDPNATKYADTEKSAEDLQMDFVKMLTAQLENQDPLEPMDNQDFTAQMAQFSSLSEAQKTTSLLEQLVASQGTSQINEAVSYIGRQAVVEGNAMEVINGDATVRFDLSAPATVQLKLFDENGYEAKEVQVSIDKIGEQAIDLNDPAYGLTTLDGSYTFSAVVTDSASGASITPLMAGLVTGVVNAGEKGAMLDLNGRQVSLADVRRVELAS from the coding sequence ATGACCACAACCGGGTATGTGAGCAATGTGCCCACAGTCGATCCGAACGCAACCAAGTACGCCGACACGGAGAAGTCGGCGGAAGATCTGCAAATGGATTTTGTGAAGATGCTGACTGCCCAATTGGAAAACCAGGACCCCCTGGAACCCATGGACAATCAGGACTTCACCGCGCAGATGGCGCAGTTCAGTTCACTGTCGGAGGCGCAAAAGACCACCTCGCTGCTGGAACAATTGGTGGCCAGCCAAGGCACGAGCCAGATCAACGAGGCGGTCTCCTATATCGGTCGCCAAGCCGTGGTGGAGGGCAATGCGATGGAAGTGATCAATGGCGACGCCACGGTGCGCTTCGATCTCTCCGCGCCAGCCACCGTGCAGCTCAAACTGTTCGACGAGAACGGCTATGAGGCTAAAGAGGTGCAGGTGAGCATCGACAAGATCGGCGAACAGGCGATCGATTTGAACGATCCAGCGTATGGACTGACCACGCTGGATGGCAGCTATACCTTCTCCGCCGTGGTGACCGATAGCGCATCGGGCGCCAGCATTACGCCGTTGATGGCGGGTCTGGTCACCGGCGTGGTCAACGCGGGCGAGAAGGGCGCTATGTTGGACCTGAATGGACGTCAGGTATCTCTGGCTGATGTGCGTCGCGTGGAGCTGGCCTCCTAA
- the pyrE gene encoding orotate phosphoribosyltransferase, giving the protein MSRESAQAFLRFALQTEVLRFGQFTTKAGRNSPYFFNAGLFNSGAALAQLSGYYAQTIVDAAPAFDVLFGPAYKGIPLAAGTAMALAERHNRPTPFAFNRKEAKDHGEGGTLVGAPLTGDVLVIDDVISAGTSVRESVALIEQAGARLAGVLVALDRQERGKGELSAIQEVEATLKVPVIAIATLADLIDMLRNDPELAAHLPAIEAYRDQYGVFPA; this is encoded by the coding sequence ATGAGCCGCGAGTCCGCACAGGCGTTTTTGCGCTTTGCCCTGCAAACCGAGGTGTTGCGTTTTGGCCAGTTCACCACCAAGGCTGGTCGCAACAGCCCCTACTTCTTCAACGCCGGGCTGTTCAACAGCGGCGCCGCATTGGCCCAACTCTCCGGCTACTACGCGCAGACCATTGTGGATGCTGCGCCCGCCTTTGACGTGCTGTTCGGCCCCGCCTACAAGGGCATCCCCCTGGCCGCCGGAACCGCCATGGCGTTGGCTGAGCGGCACAATCGTCCCACGCCGTTCGCCTTCAATCGCAAAGAGGCCAAGGATCATGGCGAAGGCGGAACCCTGGTGGGCGCGCCGCTCACCGGCGATGTGCTGGTGATCGACGATGTGATCAGCGCCGGCACTTCGGTGCGCGAATCGGTGGCGCTGATCGAACAGGCCGGCGCGCGTTTGGCCGGGGTGTTGGTGGCCCTCGACCGTCAGGAGCGCGGCAAGGGCGAGCTCTCCGCCATTCAGGAGGTGGAGGCCACCCTCAAGGTTCCAGTGATCGCCATCGCCACCCTGGCTGATCTCATCGATATGCTGCGTAATGATCCCGAATTGGCGGCGCATCTGCCCGCCATTGAGGCGTATCGCGATCAGTACGGCGTGTTCCCCGCCTAA
- the fliP gene encoding flagellar type III secretion system pore protein FliP (The bacterial flagellar biogenesis protein FliP forms a type III secretion system (T3SS)-type pore required for flagellar assembly.), giving the protein MQLPGLTFNTGQVTGDADPEQVSILLQILALMTLFSLAPGLLIMVTSFTRVIVVMSFVRQAMGLQGQPPNQVLIALAIFVTFFVMGPVFDAVWDTALKPYVIDKTIDAEAAWNNAVVPVRDFMLRQTRDTDLGLFMRLAGVDNVATPQEIPLRVVVPAFMISELKTAFQIGFMIYLPFLIVDMVVASVVMSMGMMMLPPLVISMPIKLILFVLVDGWALVVGSVVQSFR; this is encoded by the coding sequence GTGCAACTGCCTGGCCTGACCTTTAACACCGGTCAGGTCACCGGCGACGCCGATCCCGAGCAAGTCAGTATTCTGCTGCAGATTCTGGCGCTGATGACGCTGTTCTCATTGGCGCCGGGTCTGCTCATCATGGTCACCTCGTTCACCCGGGTGATTGTGGTGATGTCGTTTGTGCGTCAAGCCATGGGCTTGCAGGGGCAGCCGCCCAACCAGGTGCTCATCGCCCTGGCCATCTTCGTCACCTTCTTTGTGATGGGTCCGGTATTCGACGCCGTGTGGGATACCGCGCTCAAGCCCTATGTGATCGACAAAACCATCGATGCAGAGGCCGCGTGGAACAACGCCGTGGTGCCGGTGCGCGACTTCATGTTGCGGCAAACCCGCGATACCGACCTGGGCCTGTTCATGCGTCTGGCCGGGGTGGACAATGTCGCCACTCCGCAGGAGATTCCCCTGCGCGTGGTTGTCCCCGCATTCATGATCTCGGAGCTCAAAACCGCCTTCCAGATCGGTTTTATGATCTATCTGCCCTTCCTCATCGTGGATATGGTGGTGGCCTCGGTGGTCATGTCCATGGGTATGATGATGCTGCCGCCGCTGGTGATCTCCATGCCCATCAAGCTGATCCTCTTCGTGCTGGTGGACGGCTGGGCCCTAGTGGTGGGCTCCGTGGTCCAATCATTCCGTTAG
- the fliN gene encoding flagellar motor switch protein FliN: MEENMDIDDELEALEAEDDGLSDFAQGFAGDIEEDVVSLASADDDDDIKNLDLLMDVPLEVSVRLGHVRMQIGDLLRLNKGSLVELEKEADDPLEVYVNDRLLAYGEVVMIKDKLGIRITDIVSLKERLENLR; encoded by the coding sequence ATGGAAGAGAACATGGACATCGATGACGAGTTGGAAGCCCTGGAAGCCGAAGACGATGGGCTGTCCGACTTTGCGCAAGGCTTCGCCGGCGACATTGAAGAGGACGTTGTGAGTCTGGCCAGCGCCGACGATGACGACGACATCAAGAACCTCGACCTGCTCATGGACGTGCCGCTGGAAGTTTCGGTGCGTCTGGGCCATGTGCGCATGCAGATCGGCGATCTGCTGCGTCTGAACAAGGGCTCCCTGGTGGAGCTGGAAAAAGAGGCCGACGATCCGTTGGAGGTCTACGTCAACGACCGTCTGTTGGCCTATGGCGAAGTGGTGATGATCAAGGACAAGCTGGGCATCCGCATCACCGACATCGTCTCGCTCAAAGAGCGCTTGGAGAATCTGCGTTGA
- a CDS encoding flagellar biosynthetic protein FliO, whose protein sequence is MTRPLRVAMMLAGAAFIAAPVLASAAFAEGSVKPQQPPINLMEEAVRIAGYLLALIAVAALVIQINKRLQPKLGASGVIQVLASRALGPGVGVRLVQVGSRAWLLGVGKDRINLLAELSSQETEQARRTAGLKDDPSAKPPSSAA, encoded by the coding sequence TTGACGAGACCCCTTCGCGTTGCCATGATGCTGGCGGGCGCCGCGTTTATCGCGGCGCCTGTTCTCGCCAGCGCGGCTTTCGCCGAAGGGAGCGTGAAACCCCAGCAACCGCCCATCAATTTGATGGAGGAAGCGGTGCGCATCGCCGGGTATCTGCTTGCTCTGATCGCCGTAGCGGCGCTGGTGATCCAGATCAATAAACGACTGCAACCCAAACTGGGCGCCAGCGGCGTCATCCAGGTGCTCGCCTCGCGCGCTCTGGGTCCCGGGGTGGGGGTGCGGTTGGTGCAAGTGGGATCGCGCGCGTGGTTGTTGGGAGTGGGCAAGGACCGGATCAATCTACTGGCGGAGCTCTCCAGCCAGGAGACCGAACAGGCGCGTCGTACGGCGGGCCTGAAGGACGATCCCAGCGCAAAACCGCCATCCTCCGCCGCCTGA
- a CDS encoding flagellar hook protein FlgE → MSIHQAMFAGSSALTNYGNAMTVIGNNLANANTTAFKGSRTTFEDVLIQTVGISGTRSSTQMGTGVGVSAIDQLMQQGSFNGTQNVTDMAIDGIGFFKVRDPNAFADQGGGGGNATSGSDIFYTRAGDYKQDVNGMLVTNAGLVLQGWAVDENGLRTGQTTDIDLSSLQTSSPSATTSVNVGLNLNSQAAIIDSATAYDPNDPTTYNFASSVRVYDSLGQGHNVEVHLRKTDSNTWEWHAAVNSDELATGAGTDTLTAVDQITGNVADAAGTYTAGTLTFDTNGRLLTEGSTPITFDFTGSTATDGTATSQAMTQQILFDFGDAVGTDGDSTNDYTVDSTTLSWTASAVTENDQTDANGDIILDNTGTAGSIQLSSDFATLKLSQNGYSTGFLETLSIAEDGKIYGAYTNGETKALYQISLVDFDNQQALEQVGANLFSETALSGLPREGEPGSGRLGDIVSYALEASNVDMSSEFVTMITTQRAFQANSRLVTVTDGMLEELIALKR, encoded by the coding sequence ATGTCCATTCATCAGGCAATGTTTGCTGGATCCAGCGCGTTGACCAATTACGGCAACGCCATGACCGTAATCGGAAACAACTTGGCCAACGCCAACACCACGGCATTTAAAGGCAGCCGCACCACCTTTGAAGACGTGCTGATCCAAACAGTCGGCATCAGCGGCACCCGCTCCTCCACCCAGATGGGCACCGGGGTGGGGGTGTCGGCCATCGACCAGCTGATGCAGCAGGGTTCGTTCAACGGCACCCAGAACGTTACCGATATGGCCATCGACGGCATCGGTTTCTTCAAGGTGCGCGACCCCAACGCTTTCGCCGACCAGGGCGGCGGCGGCGGCAACGCCACCTCGGGCTCGGATATCTTCTACACCCGCGCCGGCGACTATAAACAGGACGTCAACGGCATGTTGGTGACCAACGCCGGTCTGGTGCTGCAGGGCTGGGCGGTGGACGAAAATGGCCTACGCACCGGCCAGACCACCGACATCGACCTGTCGAGCTTGCAAACCAGTTCGCCCTCGGCCACCACCTCGGTGAACGTCGGTCTGAACCTGAATTCGCAAGCCGCCATCATCGATTCGGCCACCGCCTACGATCCCAACGATCCCACCACCTATAACTTCGCCTCCTCGGTGCGGGTGTACGATTCGCTGGGTCAGGGCCACAACGTCGAAGTTCACTTGCGCAAAACCGACAGCAACACCTGGGAGTGGCATGCGGCGGTCAATAGCGATGAGTTGGCCACCGGCGCGGGCACCGATACGCTCACAGCGGTGGATCAAATCACTGGCAATGTCGCCGACGCGGCCGGCACCTATACCGCCGGCACGCTGACCTTCGACACCAATGGCCGTCTGCTGACTGAAGGCTCCACGCCCATTACGTTTGACTTTACCGGCTCCACCGCCACCGACGGCACCGCCACCAGTCAGGCGATGACACAGCAGATTCTGTTCGATTTCGGCGACGCCGTGGGCACCGATGGCGACTCCACTAACGACTACACGGTGGATTCCACCACCCTGAGTTGGACCGCTTCAGCGGTGACCGAGAATGACCAGACCGACGCCAATGGCGACATCATTCTGGACAACACCGGCACTGCCGGTTCGATTCAGCTCTCCAGCGACTTCGCCACTCTGAAGCTGTCGCAAAATGGCTACTCCACCGGCTTCCTGGAGACCCTCTCCATTGCCGAAGATGGTAAGATCTACGGCGCCTACACCAATGGCGAGACCAAGGCGCTGTATCAAATCTCGCTGGTGGATTTCGACAACCAGCAGGCGCTGGAGCAGGTGGGCGCCAACCTGTTTAGCGAGACCGCGCTCTCGGGTCTGCCCCGCGAAGGCGAACCCGGCTCCGGTCGACTGGGCGATATCGTCAGCTACGCCCTGGAGGCGTCCAACGTGGACATGTCCTCCGAATTCGTCACCATGATCACCACGCAGCGCGCCTTCCAGGCCAACTCGCGTCTGGTGACGGTGACCGACGGCATGCTCGAAGAGCTGATTGCGCTCAAGCGATAA
- a CDS encoding flagellar basal body-associated FliL family protein: MAEEAEQEEGGGGGLIKMLIVAIPALLVGAGAGYFLGGMSASSDQQAEQTVDPEGEKTPRDPKETLGETFKLEPFVVNLAETRGNRYLKATIELELDTEELRPELERRIPQLRDVCLSLLGSKTSTELLQAEGKYKLSEEIRARVNALLANGNVKQVFFTEFVIQ; encoded by the coding sequence ATGGCGGAAGAAGCGGAACAAGAAGAAGGCGGCGGCGGCGGCTTAATCAAAATGCTCATCGTCGCCATTCCAGCCCTGCTGGTGGGCGCGGGCGCAGGGTACTTCCTGGGCGGCATGTCCGCATCGTCAGATCAGCAGGCCGAACAGACGGTGGATCCCGAGGGGGAGAAGACCCCGCGCGATCCCAAAGAGACCCTGGGCGAAACCTTCAAGCTGGAGCCCTTTGTGGTCAACCTGGCGGAAACCCGGGGCAATCGCTACCTGAAGGCGACCATCGAGCTGGAGCTGGACACCGAAGAGCTGCGTCCGGAGCTGGAGCGTCGGATTCCCCAGTTGCGCGATGTGTGTCTGTCGCTGCTGGGCTCCAAGACCTCCACCGAGCTGCTGCAGGCCGAGGGCAAATACAAGCTCTCCGAAGAGATTCGCGCGCGTGTGAATGCGCTGCTGGCCAACGGCAATGTCAAACAGGTGTTCTTCACCGAATTCGTGATTCAGTAA